The following proteins are encoded in a genomic region of Archangium lipolyticum:
- a CDS encoding 2'-5' RNA ligase family protein, which yields MEPLIVTLKLDVDTFSRFDRLRREHFPAKLNHLSAHLTLFHHLPGEERDRVEADLRAVAPTAAVDLQVTGPRSLGRGVAFEIVSPPLSSLRAELARRWAHWLTPQDRQGFRPHVTVQNKVPAEEARALKASLEAGFSPFTARGEGLLLWRYLGGPWALEAEVPFI from the coding sequence ATGGAACCCCTCATCGTGACCTTGAAGCTCGATGTGGACACCTTCTCCCGCTTCGACCGCCTGCGTCGGGAACACTTCCCGGCGAAGCTCAACCACCTCTCCGCGCACCTGACGTTGTTCCACCATCTGCCCGGAGAGGAGCGGGACAGGGTGGAGGCGGACCTGCGCGCGGTGGCGCCCACCGCCGCGGTGGATCTACAGGTGACGGGTCCGCGCTCGCTGGGGCGCGGGGTGGCGTTCGAGATCGTCTCTCCGCCATTGAGCTCCTTGCGCGCGGAGCTGGCCCGGCGGTGGGCGCATTGGCTGACGCCCCAGGATCGGCAGGGATTCCGCCCTCACGTGACGGTTCAGAACAAGGTTCCCGCCGAAGAGGCCCGCGCGCTGAAGGCCTCGCTGGAAGCGGGTTTCTCGCCCTTCACGGCGCGAGGCGAGGGCCTCTTGCTGTGGCGCTACCTGGGTGGACCCTGGGCCTTGGAGGCCGAGGTGCCATTCATCTGA
- the xdhB gene encoding xanthine dehydrogenase molybdopterin binding subunit has translation MSTIPSSPETPQAQRPSPASTPLHAPAPHESGLKHTSGEAVYVDDMPEPPGMLAGHLVTSPHAHARIVRRDASRARALPGVHAVLFAEDVPGHNQVGPVFKDEPLFAEGEVHFHGQTVAVVLAESAALARRAAALVEVEYEPLPALLTLKEAVEAGSFLSDVHTIRRGEPEAALAAAPVRLAGECMTGAQDHFYLETQVTLAVPGEDGAVHLWCSTQHPTEVQTLVAEVLGTGRHQVVVEVPRMGGGFGGKETQAAPFACLAALGARATGRPVKVWLNRDQDMAFTGKRHPFLGRFDAGFDTEGRLLALKVELYSDGGWSTDLSRAILDRALFHLDNAYFIPVLHFTGQVARTNLPSNTAFRGFGGPQGMFVMEEVLNRAAERLGMDPTVVRERNYYRDAPSNVTPYGQAVEGNRLPRIHAELMNSSDYARRRAEIDAFNASSKWTKRGIGFQPVKFGISFTTSFLNQAGALVMVYTDGSVQLNHGGTEMGQGLHTKMRAVCAHELGVPVERVRVMNTATDKVPNTSATAASSGSDLNGMAVKQACEVIRDRLRPVAARLLQLERGGEADSLVFTGGRVFLPARAERSVSFAEVVHAAYLAQVSLSATGYYRTPDISYDRVAGRGKPFHYYAFGAAVVEVEVSGLTGEHRVRRVDVLHDVGTSLVPSIDRGQVEGGFIQGLGWLTCEEVLFDAKGRLLTHSPDTYKIPAVGDAPEDFRVALLERAPQDNTIHGSKAVGEPPLMLAIGAVTALRHAVAAFGPPRTPVELASPATPEAILRSVEMARAAAR, from the coding sequence ATGAGCACGATTCCTTCTTCTCCCGAGACCCCCCAGGCCCAGCGTCCCTCACCGGCGAGCACGCCCCTGCATGCCCCGGCTCCGCACGAGAGCGGCCTGAAGCACACCAGCGGCGAAGCCGTCTACGTGGACGACATGCCCGAGCCGCCGGGGATGCTGGCGGGGCACCTCGTCACCTCGCCGCACGCGCACGCGCGCATCGTGCGCAGGGATGCCTCGCGCGCCCGGGCGCTGCCCGGAGTCCACGCGGTGCTCTTCGCCGAGGACGTGCCCGGGCACAACCAGGTGGGCCCCGTCTTCAAGGACGAGCCCCTGTTCGCCGAGGGCGAGGTGCACTTCCACGGACAGACGGTGGCGGTGGTGCTCGCGGAGAGCGCCGCGCTGGCCCGCCGGGCCGCCGCGCTGGTGGAGGTGGAGTACGAGCCGCTGCCCGCGCTGCTGACGTTGAAGGAGGCGGTGGAGGCCGGCTCCTTCCTCTCGGACGTGCACACCATCCGCCGGGGAGAGCCGGAAGCCGCGCTCGCCGCCGCGCCGGTGCGCCTCGCGGGCGAGTGCATGACGGGCGCGCAGGACCACTTCTACCTGGAGACTCAGGTGACGCTGGCGGTGCCCGGCGAGGACGGCGCGGTGCACCTGTGGTGCTCCACCCAGCACCCGACGGAGGTGCAGACGCTCGTGGCCGAGGTGCTCGGCACGGGGCGGCACCAGGTGGTGGTGGAGGTGCCGCGCATGGGCGGAGGCTTCGGCGGCAAGGAGACGCAGGCCGCGCCCTTCGCGTGCCTGGCGGCCCTGGGCGCGCGAGCCACCGGGCGGCCGGTGAAGGTGTGGCTCAACCGCGACCAGGACATGGCCTTCACGGGCAAGCGCCACCCCTTCCTGGGCCGCTTCGACGCCGGCTTCGACACCGAGGGGCGGCTGCTCGCGCTGAAGGTGGAGCTGTACTCCGACGGCGGCTGGAGCACGGACCTGTCGCGCGCCATCCTGGATCGGGCCCTCTTCCACCTGGACAACGCTTATTTCATCCCGGTCCTGCACTTCACCGGGCAGGTGGCTCGGACGAACCTGCCCTCGAACACGGCCTTCCGCGGCTTCGGCGGACCGCAGGGCATGTTCGTGATGGAGGAGGTGCTCAATCGCGCCGCCGAGCGGCTCGGGATGGACCCCACGGTGGTGCGCGAGCGCAACTACTACCGGGACGCGCCCTCGAACGTGACGCCGTATGGACAGGCCGTGGAGGGCAACCGCCTGCCGCGCATCCACGCGGAGCTGATGAACTCCAGTGACTACGCCCGGCGCCGGGCGGAGATCGACGCCTTCAATGCCAGCTCGAAGTGGACGAAGCGGGGCATCGGCTTCCAGCCGGTGAAGTTCGGCATCTCCTTCACCACGAGCTTCCTCAACCAGGCCGGGGCCCTGGTGATGGTGTACACGGACGGCAGCGTGCAGCTCAATCACGGTGGCACCGAGATGGGGCAGGGGCTGCACACCAAGATGCGGGCCGTGTGCGCCCACGAGCTGGGCGTGCCCGTCGAGCGCGTCCGGGTGATGAACACCGCCACGGACAAGGTGCCCAACACCTCGGCCACGGCGGCCTCGAGCGGCTCGGACCTCAACGGCATGGCGGTGAAGCAGGCGTGTGAGGTGATTCGGGACCGGTTGCGCCCGGTGGCCGCGAGGTTGTTGCAGCTCGAACGCGGCGGCGAGGCGGACTCGCTCGTCTTCACCGGGGGGCGCGTCTTCCTCCCCGCGCGCGCCGAGCGCTCGGTGTCCTTCGCCGAGGTGGTGCACGCCGCGTATCTGGCCCAGGTGTCGCTGTCGGCCACGGGCTACTACCGCACGCCGGACATCTCGTACGACCGGGTGGCAGGACGCGGGAAGCCATTCCACTACTACGCCTTCGGGGCCGCCGTGGTGGAAGTGGAGGTGAGCGGCCTCACCGGCGAGCACCGGGTGCGCCGGGTGGATGTCCTGCACGACGTCGGCACTTCGCTGGTGCCGAGCATCGACCGGGGCCAGGTGGAGGGAGGCTTCATCCAGGGCCTGGGGTGGCTGACGTGCGAGGAGGTGCTGTTCGACGCGAAGGGGCGGCTCCTCACGCACTCGCCGGACACGTACAAGATTCCGGCGGTGGGGGACGCGCCCGAGGACTTCCGCGTGGCCTTGCTGGAGCGCGCGCCGCAGGACAACACCATCCATGGCAGCAAGGCGGTGGGAGAGCCCCCGTTGATGCTGGCCATTGGAGCGGTGACGGCGCTGCGGCATGCGGTGGCCGCCTTCGGGCCGCCGCGTACGCCGGTGGAGCTGGCCTCGCCGGCGACTCCGGAGGCCATCCTGCGCTCGGTGGAGATGGCCCGGGCCGCGGCGCGGTAA
- the xdhA gene encoding xanthine dehydrogenase small subunit gives MERLRFFLNDRPVEETGLSPTTTLLRYLRDRAHLTGTKEGCAEGDCGACSVAILEQDGQGAPALRAVNACLVLLPMVQGKRVYTVEALKEGGKYHVVQETLARELGSQCGYCTPGVAMAMLEACHRKDLDEPWKLDAQMCGNLCRCTGYRPIREATSQVAGLRPPDRFARALAETQPGPMELAYEAGAQRFFTPGSLEALWDVLEKHPEARFVVGGTDLSLEVTKRYAEPPLLVSLEALSELRVLEPRGGGHRVGATVRLTDLEDYARATCPPLERMLRYFGSRQIKNRATVGGNLCTASPIGDMAPVLLALGAEAVLRSRAGERRMPLEDFFQGYRRTALGRGEVLAFVDVPAQPVGARALAYKVSKRRELDISAVSAGFRVVVDGEGRVTEARLAYGGMAATPARARRTEAALVGRPWTEATVEEALAKLEEDFQPLSDHRGSAWYRARVAKNLLRGFFHETLSEPQPRLARGHTATVQVR, from the coding sequence ATGGAACGCCTGCGCTTCTTCCTGAATGACCGGCCCGTCGAGGAGACGGGGCTCTCTCCCACCACCACCCTGCTGCGCTACCTGAGGGACAGGGCGCACCTGACCGGCACCAAGGAGGGTTGTGCCGAGGGGGACTGTGGGGCCTGCTCCGTCGCCATCCTGGAGCAGGATGGTCAGGGGGCACCGGCCCTGCGTGCGGTGAACGCGTGCCTGGTGCTGCTGCCCATGGTGCAGGGCAAGCGCGTCTACACGGTGGAGGCCCTCAAGGAGGGCGGGAAGTACCACGTCGTCCAGGAGACGCTGGCGCGCGAGCTGGGCTCTCAGTGCGGCTACTGCACCCCCGGTGTCGCCATGGCGATGCTGGAGGCCTGCCACCGCAAGGACCTGGACGAGCCCTGGAAGCTGGACGCGCAGATGTGCGGCAACCTCTGCCGCTGCACCGGCTACCGGCCCATCCGCGAGGCCACGAGCCAGGTGGCCGGCCTGCGTCCGCCGGACCGCTTCGCCCGGGCGCTCGCGGAGACGCAGCCCGGCCCGATGGAGCTGGCCTACGAGGCCGGTGCCCAGCGCTTCTTCACCCCCGGCTCGCTGGAGGCCCTCTGGGACGTGCTGGAGAAGCACCCGGAGGCGCGCTTCGTGGTGGGCGGGACGGACCTGTCGCTGGAGGTGACGAAGCGCTACGCGGAGCCGCCGCTGCTGGTGTCGCTGGAGGCCCTGTCCGAGCTGCGCGTGCTGGAGCCTCGTGGCGGTGGGCACCGCGTGGGCGCCACGGTGCGGCTGACGGACCTGGAGGACTACGCGCGCGCCACGTGCCCGCCCCTGGAGCGGATGCTGCGCTACTTCGGCTCGCGGCAGATCAAGAACCGCGCGACGGTGGGCGGCAACCTGTGCACCGCGTCGCCCATCGGTGACATGGCGCCGGTGCTGCTCGCGCTGGGCGCCGAGGCGGTGCTGCGCTCGCGGGCGGGAGAGCGGCGGATGCCGCTGGAGGACTTCTTCCAGGGCTACCGGCGCACGGCGCTCGGGCGTGGCGAGGTGCTGGCCTTCGTGGACGTGCCGGCGCAACCGGTGGGCGCGAGGGCCCTGGCCTACAAGGTGTCCAAGCGGCGCGAGCTGGACATCAGCGCCGTGTCCGCGGGCTTCCGCGTGGTGGTGGACGGGGAGGGGAGGGTGACGGAGGCCCGGCTGGCCTATGGCGGCATGGCGGCCACGCCCGCGCGGGCCCGGCGCACGGAGGCCGCGCTGGTGGGCCGGCCCTGGACGGAGGCCACGGTGGAGGAGGCGCTGGCGAAGCTGGAGGAGGACTTCCAGCCCCTGTCCGACCACCGGGGCTCGGCGTGGTACCGCGCGCGGGTGGCGAAGAACCTCCTGCGCGGCTTCTTCCACGAGACGCTCTCGGAGCCGCAGCCGCGGCTCGCGCGGGGGCACACGGCCACGGTGCAGGTGAGGTGA
- a CDS encoding DoxX family protein, with amino-acid sequence MPSLDSNLFPLWLVQTLCVLFLAITFLQSGLDKVFDWKGNLGWLTGHFAKSPLRGVVAPMLATLTLLELAAGSVSAAGVVVLVFAGGTRVAIWGAALSGLSFVALFFGQRMAKDYAGAAGLVPYFLVSLVALLALRG; translated from the coding sequence ATGCCGTCGCTCGACTCGAACCTCTTCCCGCTCTGGCTCGTCCAGACGCTGTGCGTCCTCTTCCTCGCCATCACCTTCCTTCAGTCCGGACTGGACAAGGTCTTCGACTGGAAGGGCAACCTCGGATGGCTCACCGGGCACTTCGCCAAGAGCCCGCTGCGCGGGGTGGTGGCGCCCATGCTGGCCACCCTCACGCTGCTGGAGCTGGCAGCGGGCTCGGTGAGCGCGGCCGGCGTGGTGGTGCTGGTGTTCGCGGGTGGCACGCGGGTGGCCATCTGGGGCGCGGCCCTCTCGGGGCTCTCCTTCGTGGCCCTCTTCTTCGGCCAGCGCATGGCCAAGGACTACGCGGGGGCCGCGGGCCTGGTCCCCTACTTCCTCGTCAGCCTGGTGGCACTGCTCGCCCTGCGGGGCTGA
- a CDS encoding AI-2E family transporter, translating to MATEQGSRRVFIGLILLAIALVLLVASPFFEAFFLAAVLAGAFQGLQGWLTRKFRGKSGLSAGVICVGTVLALLAPLAALTAFIVSEVIEGVNFISNIVQQRGLEGLLAYVPGPLRDHAGQLLDRFQTRSAGLWQTLQEQLSTRGATAAQTVGGVVATTGSAVLQTAMMLIALYFLLVDGGRLVTWLESVSPLRRGQTTELLTEFRRVTKSVLVSTIATAGVQAVAALVGYLITGVPVPIFFGAVTFFFALIPAIGGASVCIVASIILLATGHPVAALILALWGVIVVGLSDNIVKPLLAKRGMHMHGAIVFFALLGGLAVFGAIGLLLGPLIVAFFLSVVRIYERDYGRPSGRPGDPGTPPLNKPTVPEGEEWEPSGLHPEETHPH from the coding sequence ATGGCCACTGAACAAGGTTCCCGGCGGGTCTTCATCGGGCTCATCCTCCTCGCCATCGCCCTGGTGCTGCTGGTCGCCTCGCCCTTCTTCGAGGCCTTCTTCCTGGCCGCGGTGCTCGCCGGGGCGTTCCAGGGCCTGCAGGGGTGGTTGACGCGGAAGTTCCGGGGGAAGAGCGGGCTGTCGGCCGGGGTCATCTGCGTGGGCACCGTCCTGGCCCTGCTGGCGCCCCTGGCCGCCCTCACCGCCTTCATCGTCTCCGAGGTCATCGAAGGGGTGAACTTCATCTCCAACATCGTGCAGCAGCGGGGACTGGAGGGACTGCTGGCCTACGTTCCCGGCCCGCTGCGAGACCACGCCGGACAGTTGCTGGATCGCTTCCAGACGCGGAGCGCCGGGCTGTGGCAGACGCTGCAGGAGCAGCTGAGCACCCGGGGCGCCACCGCGGCCCAGACGGTGGGCGGAGTCGTGGCGACCACGGGCTCGGCGGTCCTGCAGACGGCGATGATGCTCATCGCGCTCTACTTCCTGCTGGTGGACGGCGGGCGGCTCGTCACCTGGCTGGAGAGCGTGTCCCCCCTCAGGCGCGGGCAGACGACGGAGCTGCTGACCGAGTTCCGCAGGGTCACCAAGTCGGTGCTGGTGTCCACCATCGCCACCGCGGGTGTGCAGGCGGTGGCGGCGCTGGTGGGCTACCTCATCACCGGCGTGCCCGTGCCCATCTTCTTCGGGGCGGTGACGTTCTTCTTCGCCCTCATCCCGGCCATCGGTGGCGCCTCGGTGTGCATCGTCGCCTCCATCATCCTGCTGGCCACCGGCCACCCCGTGGCCGCCCTCATCCTGGCGCTCTGGGGCGTCATCGTGGTGGGGCTCTCCGACAACATCGTCAAGCCGCTGCTGGCCAAGCGCGGCATGCACATGCACGGCGCCATCGTCTTCTTCGCCCTGCTCGGCGGCCTGGCCGTCTTCGGCGCCATCGGCCTGCTGCTGGGGCCGCTCATCGTGGCCTTCTTCCTCTCCGTGGTGCGCATCTACGAGCGCGACTACGGCCGCCCCTCCGGGCGCCCCGGGGACCCGGGCACCCCTCCCCTGAACAAGCCCACCGTGCCCGAAGGTGAGGAGTGGGAGCCCTCCGGACTCCACCCGGAGGAGACGCACCCCCACTGA